GGCCATGCCCATATACGGTGCTGAGTGGTGCGTACGGTGAAAACGCCATAACCAAGGAATTTCGTGGTGCAGCCTATGGTACCAATACTGCGTAAGGTCATCGGCAATGGCTATAATAATACAGCCCCAAAAGAAAGGTACCCACTCAAAGGTGTTTTTTAAACCTGGTAGTACGGCCGGTAAAAACTTTAAACCGTAATAGGCCACAACAGGTCTGATGACCAATCTTGGCAGGGTAAAGCAGGCAATATCAACAAAACGTTCGTTTTTCGGCCACTTGCCTTTATACAATCCAAAAGAGAATTCGAGTACGCCAAGAAAGAATACTAAAAAGGGGAAACCGAAACCATTCAGGTTTTCGATTACGCTTTTGATAAAATTAATCACTGGTTCCATTGTTTGATGAATTTTTAGGGTTTACAGATTTGGTTTTTTCAGCTTTATGCTGTTGTTTTAGCCAGGGCCTCTCGCCGGTAATGTAAAAGGTGGCAAACATTAAGACAATGGGCAACACATAGATAAAGAGGCTCAATACCGCATTTCTAATGATTTTTTGCCGGGTTTTTTCTTCGATTTTCATGGTTCATGATTTAGTTTTTGTGAATAATCTGGGTTGCTGGTTCATCGCCCAATAAACGCTGGGTAAGGTAAAGACCACCAACAATGATGATAAAGGGGATCAGCGTTACAATGATGCCCACCAATATCTTTTTGCCTAAGATGTTAAAGTCTGATGCTGTCATTTTTTCTTTAGTTTTATAAATGAATAATTAATTATATCCCGGATTTTGGGTAAGCAGCGTATTGAGTTCTCTTTCGGTCTGTGGAATAGGGAACAAGATATTTTTTAAGGACACAGCCGATTTTTCTGGAATTTTTTTGAGTGCATCTACATAAATATTTCCGCCCTGCCGTACCAGATCGAACCATCTATGCCCCTCCTGGATAAATTCTTTTCTGCGCTCCAGGAAAACCGAGTCTCTAAATGCATCTGTAGATAAACCAGGTGTTAAATCTGCAATTTTTGCCCTTGTCCTTACTTTGTTAATGGCATTGTAGGCTTCGGCAGTTGGCCCACTGATATTGTTTACTACTTCGGCATAAAGCAACAATATATCTGCATACCTGATTACCGGATAGTTTATCCCGCTCTGGGCCTGGGTATTTAAGGGTGTCAGCGTATAATCAACAAATTTGTTAAAATAGGGTGTATAGGCATTTTTAAAAACCACATACTTGCCAGTTGCTGCGTTATAAACCGAATCGTAGAAGGTGGTTTCGCGCCTGGTATCGGCCGCAGAAAAAAGCGCGTAAACACTTTTATTGGCGGGCACATCAATAGGGAAGGTTCCGGTATTAAATGAGGTAAAACTCTGACTAAGGTTTTGTACCACATTTTTCGCCCCAAGATTGCTTTCGAATTGTACAGAAAATATATGTTCGATGCCGTTTTTTGTGGCTTTTTGAAAAACATCCTTATAATTGGCGAATAAGGCATAACCATAACCACCATTAATTACGGTGTTGAGCTGGGCAAGTGCATTTGGCCATAGTTTTTGCGTAACATATACCTTTGCCAGCAGCGAATGCGCTGCGCCTGATGTGGCCCTGCCTAAATCTGCACTGCCATAACTTTTTGGTAAGTTGGTGGCCTCAGTCAGGTCGGCAATAATCTGCTGGTATACTGTTGAGGTAGCAGTTCTCTTAACCAATAAATCTTCAATGTTTACACTTTTAGGCTCGTGCAATATCAATGGTACATCGCCGTATAACCTCACCAGGTTAAAGTAAAGCAGACCCCTTACAAATTTGGCTTCGCGTACCAGCCTGTTTTTTAAAAGGGTATCGGTTGTAACATTAGGAATATTATCAATTGCGATATTCGCCTTATTGATGCCATAATACAGCTGTTGCCAAACTTTTTGTATCCTGCTGTTAGAAGGGATGTAGGTTGATACGCCAAGTGCCCTTACATCGGGGTTGGTGTTGCTCGGGCTAAAAATCTGGTTATCGCTTGCATTTTCGACTAATAAATTGAGCTGGCGGCCATACAAGGGGAAATCGCCGTTCGGATCACTGTTCAAAGAACTATAAACTGCATTAACTGAGGATATGGCATCAGATTGTGTTTTGAAAAATTGCGAACTTACAATAACTGAACTTGGGTTTTCTTCGAGTTTTTTGCAGGCCGCTGATGTAATTATTATGACTGCTAATAACCAGATTATGGGTTTAGTGATTATTCTTTTCATTTGTACATTATAATTATAGGGTGATGGATAAACCTGCCAAAAAGGTTCTTGTGGCCGGGTAAGTCCCAAAGTCTATTCCCTGTTTCGTATTATCGTTATCGTAAAAATTCACTTCAGGATCGAGACCGGTATATTTTGTAATGGTGAACAGATTTTGGGCAGATATATAAAACCTTAAATTTTTTAACTTGATCTTATTTGCCCATTCAGTTTTAAAGGTGTAGCCTAGTGAGACGTTTTTAAGCTTTAGGTACGAAGCATCTTCTATCAGGCGGTCGGTTACCTGTGGTACTGGCGAATTGGTTACACGGGGAACAACAGCGCCTTGATTTTGGGGTGTCCAACGGTCTAAAAGCGTGGCCGATGCATTTTGGGTAAGCGTTGGCCGCTCTAAGCTCTGCTGTAATAAATTGAATACTCTGTTGCCGTAAGAACCTTGAAAGAATATCGACAGGTCTAAACCCTTATAATTAAAAGTATTGCTTAAACTGCCGGTAAACTTTGGCTGCGCACTGCCAAGGTTATGTTTGTCGGTTGTGGTTATAACCCCGTCCTGGTTGGTATCTACATATTTCGTATCGCCAGCCTGTTGCGGTACACCGCCCAATAACGGGGTGCCATTGCTAAGATCGGCACTGGTTAAAAGCCCGTTGGTATTATAACCCCAAAATGTGCCCACAGGTAAACCCACCTGAACAATTACAGGCGATACCTGTCCGGTTGGAGCCACAGGGAAGAAACTTTTTACATTTTCGCCCAGGCTTAACACCTTATTACGATTGGCACTAAAAATTAATGTGCTCTTCCAGTTAAAACCAGGTGTTTTTATATTCTCGGTATTTATAGAAAACTCAATACCACGGTTAGATACACTTCCGATGTTTTTTAAAGCACTGGCATAACCCGTATATAAAGGCAATGGCACATTAAGTAATAAATCGGTGGTTTTTTTGCTGTAAACATCGAAAGTAACAGAAATGCGGTTGTTTAAAAATCCCAAATCCAGACCAGCATTATATTGGGTGGTGGTTTCCCATTTTAGGTCGGGGTTCGCAATCTGTATGGGCGATATTCCGGTAACCAATTTGCCGCCCAGATAATAATTACTGGGTGATAATGAAGAAAGTGAACTGTAGGGCGGGATTTCCGAATTTCCTGTTTGCCCTGCACTTAAGCGAATTTTAAAGTTGTTCACTACATTTTGCAATGACTTGAAAAATTCCTCGTCGTTTACATTCCACGAAACGCCGACAGAAGAAAAGAATCCCCATTTGTTTTCTTTACCCAGTTTGGAAGAACCATCGGCTCTTTCAGATAGAGTAATATTGTAGCGGTGCAGATATGAATAATTAACACGTGCCAAAACAGAATTCAGGCTCGAGCTATGTGCAGCAGAGCTGGGCAGGTTGGCAATGCCCGCATATGATAAATTATCAAAGGTGGTTAAATCGTTCGGAAACTGTTGTGCAGATGTGGTAAAAGATTTACCATTTTCGTATTGTGTACTATAACCGACAAGCGCATTAAGGAAATGTTTATCATCGAAAGTATGGTTATACGTCAGGGTATTTTCATTCAGCCAGCTCAGTGCATTGCCCGAACCGAGTGCAGCATAACCTTTGGTAGCGTAGCCGGTTGATGCCCCAGCTGGCGAAGCGGTGAAGGAGGGGGCGTAGTATTGCTGATTCGTATTCAGGATATCTACTCCGGCAGTCACTTTTAACGTCAGTTCTTTTAAAATTTTATATTCTGCAGCGGCATTACCCAATATGCGGTTTAGGGTATTTTGGTTTGTAGTGGCTGCTATATCTTGCAGCGGATTGGTTGGCGTAGCATTTAAAGGGTTACTGGTATTATAACTGCCATCGGCATTTTTAATCTGGGCAATAGGAGCAGTAAGAATTAAATTCGCATAAGCATTGCTAAAGTTAATGCTGTTGTAGGCGCTTCCTGCTAGCTTGTTTTCTATTGATCTGCTCCCGAAAAAATTAGCGGTAACCTTAAATTTTTCAGAAATGTCTTTCTCATAATTTATCCTGGCCGAATACCTTTCATAACCCGAATTGATGATTACACCATCCTGCTTAAAATAATTGCCGGAAATTAAATATCTCGATTTTTCATCTCCGCCCGAAACGGAAAGTTCTTGATTAAGAATTGATGCGTTACTTAATGCCGAGCCTTGCCAGTCTGAGCCTATGCCAAACGCAGCGATCTGCGCATCGGTATAGGTTTTTGGAACACCATCACTCGTGTTAATGTCGTTTATTAATGCCGCCCACTGGCTGCCATTTAATAAATTCAATTTTCTGGCTACCCGCTGCGTGCCATAATAACCGTTATAATTTACATTATTTACACCTTTCTTTCCTTTTTTTGTTGTGATGATAATTATACCATTGGCTCCTCTCGATCCGTAAATGGCGGTTGCAGAGGCATCTTTTAATACTTCTACTGATTCAATATCGCTTGGATTGATAGTAGATAGGGCATTTGAGCTGGTGCCAATGGAACCAACGTTAACATTGTCGTTATTGTTGTATACAATAAAACCATCTATAACGTAGAGTGGTGCATTTCCAAAGGAGATGGAATTCCCACCTCTAATCCTCACCGTAGCTGTGCCGCCTGGTTGCCCGGAGTTTTGTGTTACGCCGATACCGGAAACACCACCCTGAAGCATATTATCAAAACTTGCTGCGGGCTGTGCCAGTAAATTTTTAGAAACCGAAGCTACCGATCCGGTAACGTCGCTTTTTTTCTGGCTGCCATAGCCCATTACCACAACATCATTCAGGCTGCTTGCTTTTTCTGCCAATAAAATGGTAATCGGACTTCCATCCACCAAAATCTCTTTGGTTTGGTAACCGATAAAACTTACAATAAGGGTATAAGGGAATTTTTGCCCCGTACGAAATGAAAAGCTTCCATCAGGTGCGCTGGTTACGGCATGCGTAGTTCCTTTTATGGCTAAAACCACATTGCCTATAGGCTGTTTAGTTATCGAATCTTTTACTGATCCGATTAAGGTGGAGTTAATAATCGGGGTGTTTTCCTGCTGCGCCTTCGCATTTTTAGTAAGCATAGCAATGGCAAGAAATGTCATCAGCCTGACGGCAATTTTTTTTCTATGGATAGATTTTTCCATATATTTATACAGTTTTATTTAATGATTTGAATTGTTAGTAAAACTTGGTAACCAGAAGTGATTGGCGTTACGCTGGTTATCAAATAATATCCGGCAGGGCTTCCCTGTCGGTTTTGTTTTTTATGATAGACGCTATTTCATTTTGTAAGTTGTTTAAAAAAAGGCTACACTTCTACAGTTAGCCTTAGGCCAGTATTGTTTTATAGAAAAGAGGTAATGAGCGCTGCCGTATTAGCAACAACAGGAAAGATACACGCGCATAGAAAAAATAAATAGATCTGGCATCATATTTTTAGTAAGCTTTAATATTACTCAACATGTTTGGACAAATATAAAAACTTTTCTTAAAAAGACTATAATAACTATAGGATTTATAGATATTTTTTTCAAAATCCATTTTACGCTCAAATAAAATTTAAGATTTTCTTTGGATTAAGAATGGTAAGGGGTATTTATTCTAAGTTTTTAAAACGTGGTGCTGAGGAGGATATTCTCACTTCTTTACGCTCTTTGGGAGAGGAGAACTTATAAAATAGCAGCCAGTAAGTGATGGCCATAATCAACATACCTAAGAGCGCACTGATTATATCATTCCTTTTCATACACACTTTGTAACAAAAAAGATGCCGACTCGGGTACGAAGTTATTAATAGTTGTAAGCTATTTTGTTTTTTGCCAATTTCTAACTTTCTTGATCGGGGATCGGAAGCCTGAATTTTAGAAAAGTGTACAATGTGAATCACTTTCCAAACAGAGAAAATAGAAATAATAAAATTTACTGTTGCTAAAAACCAACAGCTTTCAATGCAATATCGGTCACGAGGTCTAGTTCTATTTTAAGAAAAATGACGCTGCATTATATTTGTATTTCAGATCTAATTTGTCACGCTGCACTCAATCTGTACTGATCTTAGAAATATCAGAATGCTTTTAAGACATTTAAAAGAGGTGCTTCGACAAGCTCAGGATGACAATATTTACATTTGTTAAAACAACGGACATTTCAAATTTGATATTCAATAAAGCAAATTGTTTTATGAATTGGATAATTTTTGTTCCAATAAATTATTATGCCATCGTTGCCGGAAGTCAAAAAATTATGAAAACCGTAATTTTTGTTAAAAATTTGTGGGACATGCCAAGATAATATAATTTTGACTACTAATACTATAGATTATATATGCTTTATGCTTGTTAAAACCTTCATTCCTCTTCTTAACTCCTATCTCAATATCCCAGATACAGTCCTATCTAAATTGCAGACAAACTCTTATTCAATATTAACATGTAAATAAAATGAGATAAAAATTCTATTAAGAAAGGAGCATACAAAACAGGAGATACTTACTGAATACAATAAGGGGAAATGCATTTCTGCATCCTCCCCAGATTTCGACCATTTAACCGGAGATCAATTGGCGTTGCATCCGGTCAATTTATTTAATGATCATGTTAAATTTATGAATTCTACACGGAATTTTTCATAATAAGTGGAAATAACCCATTGTAATTTCATGATTGACATAAACCAATATAATTATGAAAATAAGCGGAAAGTCCTGGAAGGATTCTCATATCGCAGCTTTATCGAAAACATTTTTGCTCACAGGCTTAACCGGAATCTTTCTGATTTCCTCCATTTTAGAAGCTTCTGCAAAAAATAAAGACAAACACCACCACCTCAATCATCATACTCTTTCTGGCGTAGCCATAATGGCGGAACCGAAAATACTTAATGCTGTCCCTACAAGATTAACCACGGTAAAAGGAAGGGTAACAGATGAAAAAAATCTTCCCCTGCCCGGCGTAAGTGTCAGGCTTAAAGGAACAGCCCAGGTAGTATCTACAAACCCTGGTGGCGAATTTCAGATCGTTACCGAACAGAGCCAGCCCACTTTAATTTTTACCTATGTGGGATATAAAACACAAGAAATACTTTACAAAGGAGAGGTGCTTTCTATAAAACTTGATCCAGACCAAAGTAAGCTGGAAGAAGTACTTGTGGTAGGTTACGGAACGCAAAAGAAAAGTGATGTATTGGGTTCTGTGGCTACATTTAATGCCAAGGCTGTTGATGAAAAACCGATTTCGAGGGTTGAACAGGCATTAATTGGACAAATGGCAGGTGTGCAGGTGAGGCAACAAAGTGGTATACCCGGAGCAGGATTGAGTATTCAGGTACGAGGAGCAGGATCAATCACTGCTGGCAACGAACCGCTTTATGTTTTAGATGGCTTTCCTTTGGATATTGCCGGTCAAAATGCTGCAGGAGGCATCTCAAACAGTCCCCTCGATAATCTTAATCCTAACGATATTGAAAGTGTACAGGTATTAAAAGATGCAGCCGCAGGAGCTATTTATGGTTCGCGCGCTGCTAATGGCGTTGTGATTATTACTACAAAGAAGGGTGTTTCAGGAAGGCCCAAAATTAGTGCAAATGCAAAAGCAGGAATCAGTTCCGTATCACGAAAGGTTGATATGCTGAGTGCTGATGAATGGGTTGCACAGGCAACAGAACTTGCCAACTCGGCCTGGGTAGCTTCGGGTACGGGCAGAACCGCTAGCCAGACCAATGCTGAAAGGGCTGCGGTGCTTGGACTTGCTGCCGGAACGATCAATACCTCATATATGACTGATCCAAGATGGGCGCAGGCCGGACATCCCGGACTTGATTACGTAGACTGGCAGGACGCCGTTTTTACACAAGCACCTTATCAAAATTATGAAGCCTCAGCAAGTGGAGGTACCGAAAATGTCACTTATTTTATCTCAGGTAATTACCTGAATCAAAATGGAACACTGCTCAATTCTAATTTTAAAAACTACGGATTGAGGGCAAATGTTGAGGCCAATGCGGGTAAAAAGTTAAAGTTCGGCATTAATCTCGCTCCATCATATTCAATTAATAATGCACCACCTGCTGAAGGAAAGGATAACCAGCTGATGAATGCACTACAGATGGTGCCTGTTGTAGAAAGTTCGGCCGGACTCAATACTGGTGCGTATGGAAACAGTACCTATACCTGGGCAAGTCCAAGACTCATCAGTCCATACGCATATCTGGAAACTGCCATAAATAATGTTAAAACTTCGCGGTTGCTGGCTTCAGTGTATGCAGATTACCAGATTATTAAGGGCTCTCATTAAGATCGAGTGTAAACTATGATAATGTAGATAGAAATACATCACAGTATACATCAGATCAGGTAACCGTGGGGGCTGCATCAGCCTTGTTAACCAATCCCGGACTTTATTCAACAGGTGCTTACATTGTAAATAAGAAACAAAATTTTTTAAATGAGAATACTTTGAGTTACTCGACTACAATAGCTGGTGTTCATAAAATTTCGGCTATTGCAGGGGTATCTTATAATATTGTACATGCTGAAGGTG
The nucleotide sequence above comes from Pedobacter riviphilus. Encoded proteins:
- a CDS encoding sterol desaturase family protein, which translates into the protein MEPVINFIKSVIENLNGFGFPFLVFFLGVLEFSFGLYKGKWPKNERFVDIACFTLPRLVIRPVVAYYGLKFLPAVLPGLKNTFEWVPFFWGCIIIAIADDLTQYWYHRLHHEIPWLWRFHRTHHSAPYMGMAMASRQNAIYTLFFSQTYLTTALVYLGLGIPAIVVRELKVPSPPWRTRAFRGINLSINTKSCTPWPGYWKEQFLHLLPTMRIMQRQQMMAWVITRVTLAICFSYGILFLGQL
- a CDS encoding RagB/SusD family nutrient uptake outer membrane protein translates to MKRIITKPIIWLLAVIIITSAACKKLEENPSSVIVSSQFFKTQSDAISSVNAVYSSLNSDPNGDFPLYGRQLNLLVENASDNQIFSPSNTNPDVRALGVSTYIPSNSRIQKVWQQLYYGINKANIAIDNIPNVTTDTLLKNRLVREAKFVRGLLYFNLVRLYGDVPLILHEPKSVNIEDLLVKRTATSTVYQQIIADLTEATNLPKSYGSADLGRATSGAAHSLLAKVYVTQKLWPNALAQLNTVINGGYGYALFANYKDVFQKATKNGIEHIFSVQFESNLGAKNVVQNLSQSFTSFNTGTFPIDVPANKSVYALFSAADTRRETTFYDSVYNAATGKYVVFKNAYTPYFNKFVDYTLTPLNTQAQSGINYPVIRYADILLLYAEVVNNISGPTAEAYNAINKVRTRAKIADLTPGLSTDAFRDSVFLERRKEFIQEGHRWFDLVRQGGNIYVDALKKIPEKSAVSLKNILFPIPQTERELNTLLTQNPGYN
- a CDS encoding SusC/RagA family TonB-linked outer membrane protein, whose amino-acid sequence is MEKSIHRKKIAVRLMTFLAIAMLTKNAKAQQENTPIINSTLIGSVKDSITKQPIGNVVLAIKGTTHAVTSAPDGSFSFRTGQKFPYTLIVSFIGYQTKEILVDGSPITILLAEKASSLNDVVVMGYGSQKKSDVTGSVASVSKNLLAQPAASFDNMLQGGVSGIGVTQNSGQPGGTATVRIRGGNSISFGNAPLYVIDGFIVYNNNDNVNVGSIGTSSNALSTINPSDIESVEVLKDASATAIYGSRGANGIIIITTKKGKKGVNNVNYNGYYGTQRVARKLNLLNGSQWAALINDINTSDGVPKTYTDAQIAAFGIGSDWQGSALSNASILNQELSVSGGDEKSRYLISGNYFKQDGVIINSGYERYSARINYEKDISEKFKVTANFFGSRSIENKLAGSAYNSINFSNAYANLILTAPIAQIKNADGSYNTSNPLNATPTNPLQDIAATTNQNTLNRILGNAAAEYKILKELTLKVTAGVDILNTNQQYYAPSFTASPAGASTGYATKGYAALGSGNALSWLNENTLTYNHTFDDKHFLNALVGYSTQYENGKSFTTSAQQFPNDLTTFDNLSYAGIANLPSSAAHSSSLNSVLARVNYSYLHRYNITLSERADGSSKLGKENKWGFFSSVGVSWNVNDEEFFKSLQNVVNNFKIRLSAGQTGNSEIPPYSSLSSLSPSNYYLGGKLVTGISPIQIANPDLKWETTTQYNAGLDLGFLNNRISVTFDVYSKKTTDLLLNVPLPLYTGYASALKNIGSVSNRGIEFSINTENIKTPGFNWKSTLIFSANRNKVLSLGENVKSFFPVAPTGQVSPVIVQVGLPVGTFWGYNTNGLLTSADLSNGTPLLGGVPQQAGDTKYVDTNQDGVITTTDKHNLGSAQPKFTGSLSNTFNYKGLDLSIFFQGSYGNRVFNLLQQSLERPTLTQNASATLLDRWTPQNQGAVVPRVTNSPVPQVTDRLIEDASYLKLKNVSLGYTFKTEWANKIKLKNLRFYISAQNLFTITKYTGLDPEVNFYDNDNTKQGIDFGTYPATRTFLAGLSITL